One genomic segment of Sander lucioperca isolate FBNREF2018 chromosome 10, SLUC_FBN_1.2, whole genome shotgun sequence includes these proteins:
- the si:ch73-95l15.5 gene encoding putative leucine-rich repeat-containing protein DDB_G0290503, translating to MSSRSKNDLCRMCGGALQGNQRRWLFGGQNKKTGQPQTPTESLRGGSLCRSSQSSPWGSTLSLGSSVSLSKSQLSLNSPSKGLDLLSVLTHILGQPVPRGSGQGEFVCGKCVCILERVFKFDTVIARVRVLSSERLHKLTQERDKIRQWVRQSYHQRHPRDFHSRGSTSEEDGEMGKEGYREMLKENMALSEYECWSEKWDTCPYFIRTGKRCKKGKGCEGCDSLRVSDSDYESVCGVPRCLPFQPFSPLALSRDKSQSMPLHWHRMPSFSSSPSSLAGSTLSLQASSRTESIQSLDSLDGNDPFDSPGVQSANFVLKELRNIQGKPVSSPLGSRIPVLDRKFSGKVGEMASPSVNRVLNFGRVENGVEETDDDGDVLSELRDEFMPLHQQSTTGQVHHAVRHLRGQLDQAVSRIRTLEAELKRGRSKTTEVNGSEDWAPLLQKEGGSSLLQSLGHSLHNRELLIQECMGLIRRLCVEEGAGSELANKLTENLKETQSVNKAVLQTLRSEVTEKEKSMEKEIEALRKAGRDRERDLNTLNTVLQCNQDIINDLRVSLGEKERLLREGEKEREMWRQRDQALAAVLQEKEALIQELESCQKDVQGLAGDREGNSATLCKEVTKLTTSLQEYQDMVQNQKESHIQTVSSLTDQLRETRQELREKEKEKKEAERAWQNNREDREREERKLRDSLEKRDKLIEQILLDAEERDHLFRELQQNLQNKREHLTAIKHTL from the exons ATGTCCTCCAGAAGTAAAAATGACTTGTGCAGAATGTGTGGCGGGGCTCTCCAGGGAAACCAACGGCGCTGGCTGTTTGGCGGCCAAAATAAGAAGACTGGTCAGCCTCAGACCCCGACCGAGTCTCTGAGAGGAGGAAGCCTGTGTCGGTCCTCGCAGAGCAGTCCCTGGG GCAGCACATTATCTTTGGGttcctctgtgtctctctccaaGTCCCAGTTATCCCTTAACTCCCCGTCCAAAGGGCTGGATCTGCTCTCTGTGTTGACTCACATACTGGGGCAGCCTGTCCCACGAGGCAGCGGGCAGGGGGAGTTTGTGTGCGGAAAATGTGTATGCATCCTTGAGCGGGTATTCAAGTTTGACACGGTGATAGCCAGGGTGAGGGTGCTTTCGTCCGAGAGGCTTCACAAGCTGACGCAGGAGAGGGACAAGATCAGACAGTGGGTGCGCCAAAGCTACCACCAGAGACACCCGCGGGACTTTCATAGCAGGGGCAGCACCAGCGaggaggatggagagatggGGAAGGAGGGCTACAGGGAGATGCTCAAAGAGAACATGGCACTCTCAGAGTACGAGTGCTGGTCCGAGAAGTGGGACACGTGCCCGTATTTTATAAGAACTGGTAAAAGATGCAAAAAGGGCAAAGGATGTGAAGGCTGTGATTCTTTACGAGTATCAGACTCGGATTATGAGTCCGTTTGTGGGGTCCCTCGCTGCTTGCCTTTCCAACCATTCTCCCCATTGGCGTTGTCGCGCGACAAATCCCAGAGCATGCCCCTCCACTGGCACAGGATGCCATCCTTCAGCTCCAGCCCGTCTTCACTGGCGGGGTCTACTCTCTCCTTACAAGCATCTTCCCGCACTGAGTCCATTCAGTCTCTGGACTCGCTTGATGGCAACGACCCATTTGACTCACCAGGTGTTCAGTCGGCCAACTTTGTGCTTAAGGAGCTGAGAAATATTCAAGGAAAGCCGGTCAGTTCACCATTAGGGAGTAGGATCCCAGTACTGGACAGGAAGTTCTCAGGAAAAGTTGGAGAGATGGCATCACCCTCAGTGAACAGGGTGCTGAACTTTGGGAGGGTGGAGAACGGAGTGGAGGAAACCGATGACGACGGGGATGTCCTATCAGAGCTGAGGGATGAGTTCATGCCTCTTCATCAACAG AGCACAACTGGCCAGGTTCACCACGCGGTCAGGCACCTGCGTGGCCAGCTGGACCAAGCTGTGTCCCGTATCAGGACCCTGGAGGCCGAGCTGAAACGTGGGAGGAGCAAAACAACTGAAGTCAACGGATCAGAAGACTGGGCCCCT TTGCTCCAGAAAGAGGGTGGCAGCTCCCTGCTGCAGAGCCTTGGTCACTCCCTGCACAACCGGGAGCTTCTGATCCAG GAGTGTATGGGTCTGATCAGAAGACtgtgtgtggaggagggagCAGGGTCCGAGCTGGCCAACAAGCTGACTGAGAATCTGAAGGAAACTCAATCTGTCAACAAG GCTGTCCTGCAGACTTTGAGGTCGGAAGTGACTGAGAAGGAGAAGAGCATGGAGAAAGAGATCGAGGCACTGAGGAAGGCTGgaagagaccgagagagagaccTCAACACACTCAACACCGTGCTGCAGTGCAACCAGGATATTAtcaat GACCTGCGAGTGTCTCTGGGGGAGAAGGAGCGACTGctgagggagggggagaaagagagggagatgtGGAGACAGAGGGACCAGGCCCTCGCTGCTGTCCTGCAGGAGAAGGAAGCACTGATCCAGGAGCTGGAGAGCTGTCAGAAAGATGTGCAG GGGTTGgcaggggacagagagggaaaCAGCGCCACCTTGTGCAAGGAGGTCACCAAACTCACCACATCCCTGCAGGAATACCAGGACATGGTGCAG AATCAGAAGGAGAGTCACATTCAGACGGTGTCCTCTCTGACGGATCAACTCAGAGAAACTCGGCAGGAgctgagggagaaagagaaggagaagaaggaggCTGAAAGAGCCTGGCAGAACAACCGAGAGGAccgagagagggaggaaaggaaaCTGAGGGATAGCCTGGAGAAGAGAGACAAACTCATAGAG